The Deltaproteobacteria bacterium DNA window TTTTGAGTGAGCAAAAAGTAAGGATGAGTCAATCAGCAGGATTCCCTTTTTTCTGCCGCATTATGAAAATTTATGTTAAGAAAATACGAAATATTATGCGTTTAGAAAAAACCATCAACCATCAACCATGTTTATCTGTGGCTAATATTCTTTCCGGATTCTGTGTGCTTACGGCGGCGGTATTTATTTTTATCTCTTGTTTTGAAGCATTTTTACCGTTATAATCCATTGTAAGAAAGATAGAAATTTTTGGAGGTAGAAATGGCGGGTTCAGCTTTTACACAGTTTATGAAAAAGATGGCAGTAGATAAATTGGTCAAAAACATTGATACCAGTAGTTTGGAGCAAAAATTATCATTATGGGCAGAAACAGGAGAAAATAAAGATATTAAAACACTGGCCACTGTTTTTACATTAGGAGAGAAGTTTTTAGGATTTCCTTCTAATATATTAAAGGAAAGCATGAAAGATTGTAGTGTTAGGAAATTGTTTGTAAATTCATTACAAGGTGTTCAGATATATGGGTATCAGGAACCTTTAAGAATCAGAGCTCCATTTTCTGTTGTTTATAATTTGAGCAATGTATGTAATCTTAAATGTAAGCATTGCTTTCAGAGAGCAGGCGAACCTCTCCCGGATGAGATGAGTGATGAGAGAAAATTAGAGGTGGTAAAAGAGTTGAGTGAAGCAGGACTATCATCTATAACCTTTTCTGGTGGAGAACCATTGATGTATCCTCGTTTTTTTGATGCTCTGAGAATTGCCAAAAGTTATAATATATTTGTGTCCATAGATACAAATGGAACACTTATTGACAGGGACATGGCTTTAAAATTAAGGGAAAATGGTCTTGATTATGCTCAAGTGAGTATAGATGGTATAAATCCAGAAACGCATGATGAATTTAGAGGGGTGAAGGGCTCCTGGGGAAAAGCGGTTCAGGCTATAAAAAACTTGAACGAAGTGGGCGTGGTTACAGCTGTTGGCGTTACACTGCATAAATATAATATGGATGAGATGTTTGAGTTGATTGATTTTTCTCAGGAACTTAAATCCCATCGCGTCGTTATTTTTCCCATTATTCCTGTGGGAAGAGCAGATGAGATATTGGAGTATGATATTGATCCTCAAGCCAGATGGAAGCTCTATAAAAAATTGGCAGAAAAGATAGATGAAACAGACATTGATATTGTCTGTGAGACACCGCATTTTGAAGTAATTACTTCTCAAATAAAAAAGGCAAAAAAGGAAAATTATAAGCCTGTAGATGGTTTGTGTTTCCCGATCACTACATTTTTCAATGCGAGTGTAAAGAATGCTATAGTTAGACCATTTTTAAGCATGCTTGGCGGATGTCCAGCAGGTAGGTACTATTGCAATATTCAGCCTAATGGCATCGTTTCCCCTTGTATGTTTTCGCCTTATGAGCCGGTGGCAGGTAATGTGAAAGACAGGTCTTTTATGGATGTATGGGATAATAGTCCGCTGTTTAATGCGTTGAGAGATGCAGCGCCTATTAAAGAGAGATGCAAAAGCTGTAAGTATTATAAGGTTTGCGGCGGCGGATGTAGGGCTTATGCTTATTCTACCACAAAAGATCCGTTGGGTCCGGACAAAAGCTGTCCGTTCTTAAAAACAAATTAGATTATCTAAAGAGACAAACGGGATACTTGGAAAATTACAGCTCAATTCTTTCTTTAACACCGTAAAGTATGCTGACCATCAAGGTGAGATAGTCTCTTAGATGTCGTGTTATTAAGAAATTTGTTCTAACAAACTCTTTGGCTTTATATCCCATTTCTTTGATTTTATCAGGATGATGCAGCAGGTAACGAGCACGCAGAGCCGCACCTTCCGGGGTATTGACGAGAAAACCTGTCTGGTGGTTGATAACTTGAAGCCTGATGCCACCTGTATTGCCGCCAATAACAGGTTTACCTTTCCACATTGTTTCCGTTACTGTCAATCCAAAACCTTCCTTTATAGATTTTTGAAGGACGATATCTGCTCCTCGTTGTAAAGCATTGATTGTTCTATTTGAATCAGGAGGCAACAATAGGATGTGAATGTTAGGGTCATCTCCTGCCGCTGTTTTTACCTCCTCCAGTATAGCTTTTCCTTCAGGGTCGTCTGTTGCTGAGCCTCCTGCCAGCACAAGTTGCGAGGAAGGCGTAAAATTTTTTACAAATCTATAGGCTTGAATAACACCTACAGGGTCTTTGAATCGGTCAAAACGAGACACTTGCAGTATAATGGGATTTCTCATATCTATTCCAAATTCATCATAAACCGAATAAACCTCCTTAGCACTCAAATCTTTGTTTTTTTCGCTTAAAGGGTCAATGCTGGGTGGAATAATGTATAAAGGGTGGGGTAATCTCTGTGCGAAGCTAACAATAGAAAAGATGCTGGCGTCATAATTTGTTACAAAATTTCCCAAGTATTTCCAGACATGTCTGTGTGGTCTGCTAATATCTATATGACATCGCCAGATCCATTTTCCCCTTCTATTTGGACAGAATTTTATAAGAGGAGCAGGTTGAGGATCATGGATAAATACAATATCTGCTGCTTCAAGTTCTTTTCTTAAAGCTTCTGCATTTTGAGCATTTGTTTTTTTATATATTCTTAATAGAGATTCAGGAATGTCTATCGGATTGCCTTGCAAAGCATTATGCATACTCTTTGTGCATTGAAAAAAATCATCATTGCCAGTTATGACCTTCCATTTAGTATTAATCCCCAGTTCACACATCAAAGGCACCAATCTTCTTAGAATTTCTGCCACGCCACCGCCTTCTCGGGTAGAGTTAACATGAACAACCTTTCTTCCTTTTAAGAGATTAGCTAATTGATGTAGTTCTTCTATAACATCCTTACCTACTATATTGGTATAGAGGTCAAGTTTGGTCATTTGTCTTTTCCTCAAAATAGGTTTTAAATATTTTTGAGAGAGTTTCTCGTAATTCAACTAAAGTGGTGAAATAAGGGTCAACAGCAGCGAGTATATCGCACAGGTTATCATATGTATTGCCAAATCCTTTGAGCCAGGCACGAAAATCATCGATTCTATCATTAGTGCGTCTTCTGGCATCAATGAAATGGTAAAAGATACTTCCTCCGGATAAAGTGGGGAGAACTGAGGAAAGTTCTTTTGGTTCTATAAGGCGCCTGTGGGTATCAAAGATAACAATTTGTGACCTGACAAAACCAAACGCTTCATCAGGTTTTACCACCGGCACTATTTCTGTTTCATACAATCTTTCTTCTATTACCTCTATTACTTCCTGGCGTAGATCCTCTATGTCGGCAAAACTTGTTGGGTCAATCATAGCCAATCTTTCAGCCAGAATTGGATCACGAAGAGCACGGTAAGCCCAGGCCGCAAAATCGTTGTTGAATTCTGGTTCTTCAAAGCGAGGAGAAAGAAACCCGCCCCAGAAATGGTAATATACACTACCGGGATGAATATTTATCAATTTGTCTCTTAATTCTCTTAAACTCTGTGCTTTTACTCCTGTTGCGATTGTAGTGAGCATGCAGTTTTTAATAATAAAAGGATAAAACTCTTTTCTCTTTTTATTTTTCATTAAAAGGTTCGCTTTCTTGTAGACGAATGTAGATCCGAATAAGATATAGTTCCGTAGAGAAGAGGTTTTTTGAGTTTGTCTACTTCAATTTCATTTTTCATTATGTAAAGATAGACTCCAGGGTTATTAACTTCTCCTGTAAATAAAAACCCCGTTAACTTTCCTTCTTTCAGTATAATTTTACTGTATTCTCCGTTTGTTGTTTTTTTGTATACATTAAACTTATCTTCTTTACTGATGCCTCCAGTAAAGATGGTTTTTCCAAGCACGGTGAGAATGTTTCTTGATACATCTCCTTCGTAGCTAATTCTTGCTCCTGCCATATTTAACCCTGCAATTTTGCCGTGCTCAACTGCTATGGGCCAAAGAGCATGCATTCGTCTATCATTGTATACAACATCTCTTGTTTCTGCAACATCTCCTGCCGCATATACATCCTTTATGTTTGTTTCAAGATGCTCGTTAACAATGATTCCTTTGTTTGTTTTGATTTTTGAGCCTTTGAGAAAATCTATATTTGGTTTCACACCCTTTCCAAATACAACACATGAGCCTTTTAAAACCTTTCCTGATTCCAATTTTACATAGGTGGTGTTGTTTTTTTCCTCTATTTCTTTAATGCTTTCACCTTTGAGTATTTCAACTTCTGATTTTGAGAGTTCTTTCTCTATGATTTCCGATGCTTTTTCATCTATAATTTGGGAGAGAAGTCTGTTGGAATGCACAACATAGGTGATTGGTACATCAATTTTCAAAAGTGCATCACCAATTTCTGTGTTTACGAGTCCTGCTCCCGAAAGAATTACTCTTTTTTCAGCAGATTGTTCTATTTTTTCATTTATTTTCTGTACATCTCCAAGATTTCTTAC harbors:
- a CDS encoding glycosyltransferase, producing the protein MTKLDLYTNIVGKDVIEELHQLANLLKGRKVVHVNSTREGGGVAEILRRLVPLMCELGINTKWKVITGNDDFFQCTKSMHNALQGNPIDIPESLLRIYKKTNAQNAEALRKELEAADIVFIHDPQPAPLIKFCPNRRGKWIWRCHIDISRPHRHVWKYLGNFVTNYDASIFSIVSFAQRLPHPLYIIPPSIDPLSEKNKDLSAKEVYSVYDEFGIDMRNPIILQVSRFDRFKDPVGVIQAYRFVKNFTPSSQLVLAGGSATDDPEGKAILEEVKTAAGDDPNIHILLLPPDSNRTINALQRGADIVLQKSIKEGFGLTVTETMWKGKPVIGGNTGGIRLQVINHQTGFLVNTPEGAALRARYLLHHPDKIKEMGYKAKEFVRTNFLITRHLRDYLTLMVSILYGVKERIEL
- a CDS encoding NAD(P)/FAD-dependent oxidoreductase → MKYIIVGASIAGLWAARKIKSVKPKEEIIALSKENVKPYGKMVLPYILFKEMTADSFYLDVPEGTKLLLEKEVVKVDTENKFVTTNSGEKFKYDKLLISTGAHAYIPDVPGSNLPSVFSVRNLGDVQKINEKIEQSAEKRVILSGAGLVNTEIGDALLKIDVPITYVVHSNRLLSQIIDEKASEIIEKELSKSEVEILKGESIKEIEEKNNTTYVKLESGKVLKGSCVVFGKGVKPNIDFLKGSKIKTNKGIIVNEHLETNIKDVYAAGDVAETRDVVYNDRRMHALWPIAVEHGKIAGLNMAGARISYEGDVSRNILTVLGKTIFTGGISKEDKFNVYKKTTNGEYSKIILKEGKLTGFLFTGEVNNPGVYLYIMKNEIEVDKLKKPLLYGTISYSDLHSSTRKRTF
- a CDS encoding radical SAM protein; translation: MAGSAFTQFMKKMAVDKLVKNIDTSSLEQKLSLWAETGENKDIKTLATVFTLGEKFLGFPSNILKESMKDCSVRKLFVNSLQGVQIYGYQEPLRIRAPFSVVYNLSNVCNLKCKHCFQRAGEPLPDEMSDERKLEVVKELSEAGLSSITFSGGEPLMYPRFFDALRIAKSYNIFVSIDTNGTLIDRDMALKLRENGLDYAQVSIDGINPETHDEFRGVKGSWGKAVQAIKNLNEVGVVTAVGVTLHKYNMDEMFELIDFSQELKSHRVVIFPIIPVGRADEILEYDIDPQARWKLYKKLAEKIDETDIDIVCETPHFEVITSQIKKAKKENYKPVDGLCFPITTFFNASVKNAIVRPFLSMLGGCPAGRYYCNIQPNGIVSPCMFSPYEPVAGNVKDRSFMDVWDNSPLFNALRDAAPIKERCKSCKYYKVCGGGCRAYAYSTTKDPLGPDKSCPFLKTN